The following proteins are encoded in a genomic region of bacterium:
- a CDS encoding Gfo/Idh/MocA family oxidoreductase, whose product MQSNPSSIVGFGILGAARIAPKAIVDPCAEHTGARVVAVAAREPERARAFAEARGIPHVSESYAELFSRDDVDVVYNPLPNGLHGHWTLEALRAGKHVLCEKPLAANAAEAERLFDEAERHGLLLMEAIHYPYHPVAQHLIEVCRGTGEGGSLLGPLEELEAVFTAPIPEEDIRFDLSLAGGVTMDLGCYTLHVLRMATGQEPQEITAEAKQGPPGIDAHMQAELRFPSGAVGRMRAGMGRGTPFESVFRARGPQGRLEVTRFQAPMIGHEITLTLEGYEPMRQELSRRPTFAYQLEAFLKLLEKGAPYAPTFGGRADTLGNMKTIDRVYQAAGLPLRATTAR is encoded by the coding sequence ATGCAATCCAACCCTTCGAGCATCGTTGGTTTCGGAATCCTGGGCGCAGCGCGGATCGCACCGAAGGCCATCGTTGATCCCTGCGCGGAGCACACGGGTGCACGGGTCGTGGCCGTCGCGGCGCGGGAGCCCGAGAGGGCACGCGCTTTCGCGGAAGCCCGAGGCATCCCCCACGTTTCGGAATCCTACGCGGAGCTGTTTTCCCGAGACGATGTCGACGTCGTCTACAACCCGCTCCCGAATGGGCTTCACGGCCACTGGACCCTGGAGGCGCTGCGTGCAGGCAAGCATGTGCTTTGCGAAAAGCCGCTCGCCGCGAACGCCGCAGAAGCAGAACGGCTCTTCGACGAGGCCGAGCGCCACGGCCTGCTGTTGATGGAGGCGATCCACTATCCCTACCACCCGGTGGCGCAGCATCTGATCGAGGTCTGCCGCGGAACAGGGGAGGGCGGTTCATTGCTCGGTCCGCTGGAGGAACTGGAGGCCGTCTTTACTGCGCCTATTCCAGAAGAAGACATCCGCTTCGATCTATCCCTTGCCGGCGGCGTGACGATGGATCTCGGCTGTTACACGCTCCACGTGCTGCGCATGGCAACGGGGCAGGAACCGCAAGAGATCACGGCCGAAGCCAAACAGGGCCCTCCTGGAATTGATGCGCACATGCAGGCGGAGCTTCGCTTTCCGAGCGGAGCCGTAGGCCGAATGAGAGCGGGGATGGGCCGGGGAACGCCCTTCGAGAGTGTCTTCAGGGCAAGGGGCCCGCAGGGGCGGCTCGAGGTAACGCGTTTCCAGGCGCCGATGATTGGCCACGAGATCACGCTGACGCTGGAGGGATACGAACCGATGCGTCAGGAGCTCAGTCGTCGGCCTACCTTCGCCTACCAGCTCGAGGCCTTCCTGAAGCTGCTCGAGAAAGGTGCACCCTACGCCCCGACCTTCGGAGGCCGGGCGGATACGCTCGGGAACATGAAGACGATCGACCGGGTGTACCAGGCCGCAGGACTTCCGCTACGCGCGACGACAGCACGCTAG